Proteins co-encoded in one Pseudoalteromonas sp. MEBiC 03607 genomic window:
- a CDS encoding YbhB/YbcL family Raf kinase inhibitor-like protein, with translation MKSSTLKIATPLFLLSLSGTTFAESFTLTSKDIAHGDFMESAQEFKGFGCNGDNLSPQLAWQNAPKGTEAFALTVYDPDAPTGSGWWHWQVVNIPKSVSSLASGAGNADKNALPKGSVQITNDYGFKGFGGACPPEGHGAHRYQFTLHALSQKLELPENASGALAGYMINAYSLDSATIEALYKR, from the coding sequence ATGAAATCATCAACATTGAAAATTGCCACGCCATTATTCCTACTAAGTTTGTCTGGCACCACATTCGCTGAGTCTTTTACCTTAACAAGCAAAGACATTGCCCATGGTGACTTTATGGAGAGTGCGCAAGAGTTTAAAGGGTTTGGTTGTAATGGCGATAACCTTTCTCCACAACTTGCTTGGCAAAATGCACCTAAAGGAACTGAAGCATTCGCATTGACCGTTTATGATCCTGATGCCCCTACAGGCAGTGGCTGGTGGCATTGGCAAGTTGTAAACATTCCTAAATCAGTATCAAGCTTAGCGAGCGGTGCGGGAAATGCTGACAAGAATGCTTTGCCAAAAGGCAGTGTGCAGATCACAAATGATTATGGTTTCAAAGGCTTTGGCGGTGCCTGCCCACCAGAAGGCCATGGCGCTCACAGATATCAATTTACACTACATGCGTTATCACAAAAACTTGAATTACCAGAGAACGCATCAGGTGCGTTAGCAGGTTATATGATCAATGCTTATTCGCTTGATTCAGCAACAATTGAAGCGCTTTATAAGCGTTGA